The genomic region GGGTGAAGACTTACATTTCATTGTGTGAAATGCTTTCGATTTCGGATTAACAAAACTTTGTCCAATCTTTAATTCTCTAATCTCAGTGCCTAATCCTAACTTTTCAGCCATATTTCACTGTTTAAACCATCCTATGGTAGGTAGGTtcttgaataaaaaaattaaatatttcctACACTAGGTTAGTTCATTTGACGTCGATTATTTAAAAATCCCTACAGCACCTCGCTTACATGGTCGAAAATTATTTAAATCGCAAAaaagtctgaaaaaaaaaacaacatatgaACACACGTATTGAAAGGTAAAATGTAAAATATTGACCTACTTTTTGACATTTGACCGACCACTTTCTGACAGCTGAGAAGAAACGTCGTAAAGACGTTCATGGAAAATTTGTTCGTTTTGTATATGTCAAAATACTAACATGTGGTGATTGCATCAGATTTACATCAGATGTAGCTACCACAGAACATATAAAATGTTAGTGCAAATAAGTCAAATGTCAAATATATATAGAGATGGGCTCGTTCGTTGTTGCCAAAAACAATTTATGAacataaataaatagaaaataaataataaaataatggaaTTTGATGAATTCTGCTGCGTTTGTGTTCAAAGAGATTTACATTTAGAATCCATTGAAAATGTTGACGAAAATGAGATTAAATATAGTGAAAAACTGTGTTTGTGTGACAATAACCAGGTAAAACTCATCCTGTTTTGTTTAAttcataattattgtaatatatttttttacaggAATGGAAAAGAGAATATAAAATATGCCTAAACTGCGTTGCACAGCTGAATTTGGCATACAACTTTATTCAGGCCTGTGTTAAAAGCAAAGAACTGAGAACATCCATAGAAACAGCACAACAAAAGGCTTATCCCTGTGATCAATGCAAtaaaaagtttttacaaaaatcgTCCCTATTGACGCACATAATTATAATTCACAATGAGCAAAAAGCTGAAGAAAGTGAGCAACCTTTCAATTCCCAAGACAATACAATAGAAACAAATGAGGACAAAGTTGGTGAATGTGTTACAAACGAGGAGAAAACAGAGGGAAATAACTATTccagtgaagaagaagaagaacaaccgAAACCagtattaaagaaaaaatataacaaacTTAAAGTTCCATTGACTTGCGAATATTGTGGCAAAAATTTCAATAGAAGGCAGCACTATACTGCTCATATTCGTGCCAAGCATACTTTCGAGAAACCATATAAGTGTGATCTTTGTGATGCAAAGTTCACGAACTCACATAATCTCCTTGTTCATAAAAGAAATCACAACAACGAGAAACCGTTTGTATGTTCTTATTGTGGGAAATGCTTTGTATGCTCGGGCGATTTATACCACCACAGTAAAATACATTTAAACAAAAGAGAGTACAAGTGTAATCTATGTGATAAAAGTTTTAACACTACGAGTATTTTAAGAACTCATAAAATATGCATGCACGTAGAaccaaaagactggaaatatatTTGTAAATACTGCGAAAAGAGATTTCCCATCAATTCCAGCCTGGTTACTCATATGAAGAGACATGAGGGTATCAAAGAAGTTGATTGTCATATATGTGATAAGAAGTTTTTTGATAAATCAGAGTTGTCCAAACATTTCAGGTCACACAACAATGAAAGACCTTTCAAATGCAACCTATGTCAAGACAAAGAGTATAAAAACCACTATGGTTTGAAGAAACACTTGAAAATTATTCATAACATAGGATCAATTAACATTCCAAAACCGGAAAAGAAGTTTGCCTGTCCTCTGTGCTCAAAATCTTTTGCGTTTAACAATAAACTACAAAAACATCTTTGTACTCACACTGGAATCAAACCTTTTAAATGTCTCCATTGTGATAAAAGGTTCATAGAGAACTATTATATGAAGATGcatttaaaaaagaaacataatattGATAGCTCAACTGCTGAAGTAGGGTAGTTATAGAGCCTGAGATTTCATTTGCTTAATTTTTTACAGACTTATAGTCCAATTAGTCTGGGAAATACTTGTGGTACAGAAAAATAATATAGTTTTCAATAATCATACAGGGAAATAGAAATAGTTTGTATTTTGTTCTAAAGTAGAACAATTTGAGTATGTATAGTTATAGAATATAATTGTAGAAACAAGAAAAAGACTGCAAGTAAAATTATTAAGACGGAAAAAATTATTTCCTGACATAATATTCCAATTTTTTTATTCCGTTATTAATAGATAAATTTAAACTGACATTTTAAATTGATCTAttgtccatgtggtgagaccgctcccgtctgaaaaaaatttctgattgtGTTTCTTTGTGGACTCCTAttcaaaaatatcccctttaaacaaatcggaagggtgccgggcggaatttttgggcagaaattgtttaaacaatttttttaaacaaatacaaaagatcaccttttttggcccaaaaaatatttttataggttttttgggtcattgtaaacaagaaaggtatcgtGTTATTTTTCTCCAAAgctgatagtttttgagttacaggccatttaaaatctgaaaaatgcgaaaataagcattttcaaggcttaaaagcTCACATTtagattagtatttttgaggatgccaagtacttaaattgtagtttaaacattcattttcaagattctgaagagtgatcgggtctaaccttaatttagaccatcgttttttaattgttaaatatgcgtgtctatccgatttttttgccggtgcggcgcgctctattttaACTATCTCCTATTTTCgtacgaaaaatatttttttttcagattctttgggacgttctaaataaaataggtttcttgtAATTTCTCGcaaaagttataagcgatttaaaatccgaaaaatttgaaaatactaattttcggattttaaatcgcttataactttagaACCATTAACTTTTGacaaaaatgacaagaaacctattttatttagaatgtcccaaggaatccgaaaaaaatatttttcggaggaaaataggagattgttgaaatagagtgcgccgcaccggcaaaaaaatcggatagacacgcatatttaacaattaaaaaacgatggtctaaattaaggttagacccgatcactcttcagaatcttgaaaatgaatgtttaagcTACAATTTAAGTaattggcaacctcaaaaatactaatctaaatatgagtttttaagtcttgaaaatgcttattttcgcatttttcagattttaaatcgcctataactcgagaactatcaatttttgagaaaaattccAAAATACCTTtcctgtttagaatgatccaaaaaacctaaaaaaatatttttctggtcaaaaaaggtgatcttttgtatttgtttaataaaattgtttaaacagtttctgCCTGAAAATTCCGCCCGggacccttcagatttgtttaaaggaaacatttttgaataggaatccgcaaagaaaccgaatcagaaattttttcagacgggagcgggcTCTCA from Diabrotica virgifera virgifera chromosome 3, PGI_DIABVI_V3a harbors:
- the LOC114336733 gene encoding zinc finger protein 43-like — protein: MEFDEFCCVCVQRDLHLESIENVDENEIKYSEKLCLCDNNQEWKREYKICLNCVAQLNLAYNFIQACVKSKELRTSIETAQQKAYPCDQCNKKFLQKSSLLTHIIIIHNEQKAEESEQPFNSQDNTIETNEDKVGECVTNEEKTEGNNYSSEEEEEQPKPVLKKKYNKLKVPLTCEYCGKNFNRRQHYTAHIRAKHTFEKPYKCDLCDAKFTNSHNLLVHKRNHNNEKPFVCSYCGKCFVCSGDLYHHSKIHLNKREYKCNLCDKSFNTTSILRTHKICMHVEPKDWKYICKYCEKRFPINSSLVTHMKRHEGIKEVDCHICDKKFFDKSELSKHFRSHNNERPFKCNLCQDKEYKNHYGLKKHLKIIHNIGSINIPKPEKKFACPLCSKSFAFNNKLQKHLCTHTGIKPFKCLHCDKRFIENYYMKMHLKKKHNIDSSTAEVG